Within Vigna unguiculata cultivar IT97K-499-35 chromosome 2, ASM411807v1, whole genome shotgun sequence, the genomic segment GTcataattactattaaaaagaaaatcttcaTATATCAGAGCATAATGCTTTTCTCAACCAcatcaaatatttgaataaaatcaatttgattttaCTAATCCTGGAGAATATCATGATATTCATACTGCATGATTCTTCCCATTTAAATGCCGCAGGGTTTAAATAACacaattgttttgataaaacaCATGAAGAGAtaaattgaatatgaaaattaaagacCAAAGCTCATAGACTTACAGCTGAAAAACTGTATGATAAAGTTGCAGGCATCCGAAGGAGAAACCAGTTTAGCTTGAAGTTTTGACAGCATATCGTCCATCTTAAAATGCAATTCCTTCCCTTTGCGATCTTCACTTCCCTGAAAAATCCTCCTCACACAATCAAGCTCCTTCATCAAAGTTTCTAGGCCCCAATCCTTGGCACAACACAGAAAGACCTCTTTAACAAAGCCATACATTTCTGAAGTATGTCCACAGCCAATACAATGAAACTGCATCTCAGAGGTCCCAGAAGGACCCTTCAAGATAGGCCCAGGTTTGATTAGATTCTTCTGAATGGCACAGGTAGCATGACACCAGTGTGAACAAACATCACAACCAACCCAACTACAAGTATTACTTGCACAATCAAAGCTCATACAAACAGGACACATGCAAGAACTGCAAAACCCCTTATTTCCTGAGCACATCTTGCAGTCACAGTCTTCAACGGGCAGCAAGCTCTTGCAGTTCACATTTCTACATCTCATATACAAGAAAACCTCCACCATCTCCAAGATTTGGAACTTACCAGACAAGAAACTCGCTAGCCCCATCTTGATAGCAGTCAAAATCTCTAGCTGCCCTTTATGACACTTGGAAAGACTCTCTCTGGTGAGGTCAGATCTTCGACCAAGCCGATTCTGGAGGCTCATCAATTCCCCTTTCTTCTCTGGTGTATCAATGAGACCTTTCAAGTGTTCCTTAATTGAAGTTATGACTTCATCAGTGAACTCCTGAAATTGCAAAGCCATTGTTGGGATAGACTCAGACACAATTTCCCTTAGAATTCTCTCTGATCTAGAAAACTTCATCATCTTCCCACCATCCACACCTTCCAAGCCTCTCAGATTCTCAGAATTCTTTCCCCTGGAGCCCTCAGACTGAGCTTCAAATCTCACTCTTGCAGGCAATTCCGAAGGGAAAAAAGACTGGTTATCCGAGCTAGTAGCCTTATAGTGACTGTTCCCTTGCATAAAGGAATGATTGGCCAAAGCAACCCCATCTCCAATTGGCTTGAACCTGCTATGAACTGACCCATTAGTCCCCTCCCCACAATGCCAAATTTGATCATCTTTGCTGTGCGAATACTCAAAATTGTCGGTTGAATTTCGGGTGATTGAGCAACTTGGGTTGTGTGAGAAAGGGTGAGAGTAGGATTGAGACATAGAAGCTGCAGTGTAATCATTTGAACATGAATTGATGGTAGTTGTGGGCCTTGTGGATGGCATACCAGGCTTTGGTTTAACGAGTTGCTCACCATTTTGCAAAGCGTTTGAGGCTGTGAGAGAGAGCGACACATCAGGCAAAGCAAGGGAGAGACTGAGAGTCTCAAGCTTCTGCTTCTTGCTGCCACCACTCCTCTCCCTCTCACACTCTTCATCAATGGATCTCTTCGAAGAATTCTCCCTTGACTCACTCAAACTCAAGAAATCCCTCTCCACCCATTTCTCATCCTGATCTTGCTTTTGGTTCCCAACAGCCACCTTCCTCCGAAGACAATCCTGGTCGAAGTATTGTCGCGCACTAAATGCTGTCACCTCTTCCAGAGACGATTTAAACCTTAACTCGTCTTGATCTTGATCTGAATTCCCATAAACCACAACTTCTTTGCCCTTCACCGAGCTTCTGCCGCCGACCTCCCTCTCGACAAGACTCAATTTTGGGTTGTCGCAGAGGTAGCTGAGGGTCAACTCTTGCGACCCAGAAGAGGCAAATTTTGAGGGTGGTGACTGAAACTCGTCAACACCAACCTTCTTCTTCTCCGGGTAACTTTGCTTTTTCTCTTGTGGCCGTTCCTTGCCCTGAGAAAAATCACGATGCTGATGCTGATGCTGCTGCACCTTGCTCCTTGAGTTCTCTCCCTCGGTGTCCACGCCATTGGGAACAAGATCTTTGCCTCCAATCATGGCAGACGGAACGCcaaacaggaaaaaaaaaaagataaagaaaaggcAAAGACCCAaatagaaagagagagaagacaaAGAGCAAAACCAAAACTGTGTTCGAGACACAAACAGGGATAGTTCCGAAAAAACAAGCGGGGgtgcttttattttttttttttttcagagtcTCGGTTTTGATTCCTCAATCAAAACGGGACAGATAACTCAGCTCTGCAACGCGTGCAGTTTCAGTTTTGAAATGATTAAGAATTTCAAAGACTGCTTTAAATTTTCTGAGCAAgttgatatattttttgttatacagATCAGAAAAATTGTACATACAGACCAAAATGAGAAATGGTCAGCTTCATTTGCAGAAGCAAATTTACATATTTAGCCCTGTGAGGAGGATGAAAATGGAATTGCAACCTACAATGTGGTCCTGCGTTTTGACCATCACTTTACTCTTTTGCTGATACCACCCTGACCAAGATGTTTAGACAAGtccacaaaattttaaaagaaaaatattttttcttaaataaaaatgaactaatttgtaaaataaaatcatattaatttttaaattttacataaattaattataacttattataaaaatataatttataatttttaaaagttattcaaatatattataagacTGAATTTTATAAGATATTATCATTCAACGTTGTATAAAATGTAAAACttgaaatttatcaaaatttgttaTTGAAGTATGTTAATGTCACAAAGTTACTtatgatttatgatttattattttaagattatatattacattaaaatatatctttataaGATAATAATCAAGTacgaaattattaaaatatagattttataaaaatatattaacattttggATTAGTAGAATTACTCTTCATTTCATAATTAGTATATATGTATAGCCACCTTATAAGGATGCTACATGTATTATATTATTCCtctataatttatataagaaaatttttaaaagtgtgaTACTTATTCGAGGAATTTTATGGAATACAAAAGATACAAACATTAGTAGTTTTCAATATTTACAACTTCTAGGATTATCTCCTTTGTTAACACTacacattttacatttattagGTATTAATAAGTTATGAAAAGAAATGACATGACTGTTGGTAAATCACACGCTACAAATAATTTCTTCAGGCAAAAGCACACCCACAAAAAGAGcgtcaaaatataaataaaaacacacttCATAGTGCAATTTTTTGTAGACCAAAATTGCAAACCCCTTCATAGTGCAATTTTTCTGGCAAAAATTCCAAACCTTCCAATGACACACAACTACCCAAGCCTCTCATACATCCAAGAGACCTATTGAGTTGTGGTGACAACTCCAAAACCAactctttacttttataatatttttctgctACTCTCTTCTTCATATTACTGGATGTGGACACTTCAGAACCAACATATTCTCCCTTCACCAAAAGTCTCACATGCTATGAAACAAACATTTGACACATTGTCAACAAATTTGCTTGAACCGCTCTTGCTACTAGTGATTTTCATAGACTCCTTGACGATGACAATCTTTCCCATCAACGACCTTCATCGCCTTGCACATCATACTCGTTTTCGACAACTTCCACATCTTTGTCACTAATAATTCACTGATACTCAAGGGGAATCCATCATAACGCCACCTTGGTCAAGCCACTACACGTCCACAACACAACGACGCAACACCCGTTGTTGACAAAGCATCGTGTGAGCCATGCAAAACACCACCATTGGAGATCTCGAGCTCCACCCTCACCATGCAGATCAAACGTTACCAAACATCGCAGCCCACCGAACGCAACAACCAGAGCAGATTTTTAAGCCGCATAGCACTTCCTCCACACACATGTCGCAAACTGCGACTCACACAGATCATATCTCCATCGTATAGGCCACACGAGTACCATTTGCAACCTCCTCCGTAAATTTGGGAGCATCTCGCTACACATGACTCCACTTTCTTCAAAGGACGTTGATTCTGGTTAGTATGCCAAACTTCTCCTCTTCCTCCCTTGATTAATCAGTATGCCAAACTGCTCCTCTTCCTCCCTTAATTAATCAGTATGCCAAACTGCTCCTCTTCCTCCCTTGATTAGCAATTTTCTGTGGACCAAAATTGTAAACTCTTCATAGTGCAATTTTTTGTGGACCAAAATTTTTCTGacaaaaattgcaaaccttcTAATGACACACAACTACCCAAGCCCCTCATACACCTAAGAGACCTATTGAGTTGTGGTgacaatttcaaaaataactttttacttttatagtatttttatgctactctcttcttcatattactcaatgtgggacttttttgCTACCCACTTGACCCTAGATCCTATTATAAGAACCTCTCTCAACTCTCATCACCTAAACCTCATCCTTTATATGAATGAGTCTAGTAGAAATAGGATGACTTCAACAATGGATTACGTACTCATTGCACAACACtataaacattattaaaaatttctttCTAAGGAACACCATAATCATACAATATACACAAAGCAAGTTATACAGGTCCTTTTATATCATTTCATATCATTAATGATCCTCATCACTTCCTCCTCATTCATATCGCATATCCACCAAATTTTTGTACTTTCATGCAATCTTTGTATTTCAACACTATAACTCATACTCTATTCAATTAAGCATCATACAATATCCGTAACATCTATATACCAATTTCTTTCTTCACATTAGCATGCTTTAATTCTCTTAAAACCCAAACCattctataatataataattcccAAAAGatcattcatattttaaaacacatatcAAATACCACAATTAACAAACTTGCTCAACAGCTAAATGACTCACTGAAATGAGTCAATCACTAGaacaaaaatatagttaaaCTTGTCCAATGAGAGCAAACTTGCGTAGCAACCAAACCTCCCATGACTTTATGCCAAAATTCAAATTTGGCTTTTGCTTAGCGAGAGTTAGCTTGCCCACGAGCAAGCCTTCCCTGACTCTTTGCCAAACTCGAATTTAACACTTGTTGAATATGAGTTTGGCTTGTCGTCTACATAAAAGAGGGTTCTCTTGGTTCTAATGAGTATTTTTATCCTCTATCCAAATCAAAAGCAGTACCAATTTAGTCAAAATGACTCATTAGAAGTCAAGGATTACCACCAAGGCAAATTTCACAACTCAATTACCAGATCAACAATTCAATTCAGTCAAATTACACAAATCaacaatttcatatatataccGGTCAATTCAACAATTTTAGATGAAAAGTCAGAGATCTagagaaaaggaagagaaatgTTTAGAAAAATGTTAGAGAGATGGTGGTTCTTATAAAATGAAACtcgattaatataaaattttatttataatatgacTTTTAATAATAGCTCAATCGAGTATCATCTTTTAAGACTACTACTCTTAACTATTTTCTATGTCTTTAAAAACATggtatttaagtaaaaattgtaaaaatttaagaatagtGTGAATGaatgaaatgtataaatatgatttaagaGTTGATGCCAAAGATGATGCCAAGATGATATgacaaaacaaaagtaaaaaataaatggaaactttttataaactaaaataatttattgacaaatgaaaaataaaataagttagaaaaattatacaaaaaagttatatatataatatatatatatatatatagtattattataggtagactaattttagtttaggTCGAATGtcgtagttttttttaaaagaaaaaagaaaaagaaaaagtttggGTGAATATGTAGATATCTATGTTGTGGTCCTTTTTGCAATTTTGCACTGTGTTCATCATTTTCTTGTTCCCTTTCCTTTTCACACCTTTTGTTCAATACTTTGGACCAAGTTTTAACGTTCGAATTCCCTTTGCAAAGTGATTCGATCTTTGAGAGTGTTTTTTTATTAGGTCTTTAAGAGTGATTTTTTGAGGTCAAAGTCGGTGAAAATATTCTCCTATCCTCCGATCAAAACGGATTATAATCAGAAGCAGATTCTTTCGGGGCTTAAATGTACATGTAATTCTAACGgatataacaatattttttttttatgggagtttagttgcataaattattttttattattataattgcaTATTTAACGGGATTAAACTGaagcatattttaataaattaaactgAATTAGtgcatttaattaaaattaaattaattaatatttttatgaatttcaaaTGTAACAAAATTTATGCAACTTGATCACATAATAaagatataacaaaaatatattatctgaTACTTTTATtgtaacaaattatatatatatatatatatatatatatatatatatatatatatatatatatatatatatatatataatcctaaaaaaatggtattttaaaAGTGAGCATAGTTTAAattcgattattttaatattaaaaagttttaatatagatagttttgttataaacaagtttaattattttaaaacacatcatctctctataaactatttttctagAGTTTTCTAACTTCTTTCtaagtatttttattctctGCTCATCTGTTGAAGATCTGTCATGCTATGAAACAAACATTTGACACACTGCCAATACATCTGCTTGAACCACTCTTGTCACTAGTGATCTGCACGGACTCTTCAACAATGACAATCTTTCCCCATCATCGATCCTCACCGCCTTGCACATCAGACTCGTTGTCGACAACTTCCACATCTTTGTCACTAACAATTCATCGATACTCAAAGAAAATCCATCATAATGCCACCTTGGTCAAGCCACGACACCACGACGCAACACTCGCTGCTGATGAAGCATCGCGTTAGCCACACAAAACACCACCATTGGAGATCTTGAGCTCCACCCTCACCACGCAGATCCAACATTACCAAACACCACAATCCATAGGACACAATAACTAGAGCATATCTGTAAACCGTAGAGCACTTCCTCCATGCACAATCTGCAAATCGTGACTCACACAGACCAGATCTTCATCGTACATCACTCACTAGGCCACATGAGCACCATTTGCAACCTCCTTCGCAAATTTGGGAGCATCTTGCCACACACGAACTCCACTCCCTTCAAAGGTGCAAGACACAACGTTGATTCTAGTTAGTATGCCAAATTGCTGCTCTTCCTCCCTTGATTAGAAACCCTTGGTCAGAACCTCAACTCTAATACCATTGTTGGGAAATCACGCACTAAGAAAATAATATCTTCAAGCAGAAACACACCTACTAAATAagagtagaaaaataaataaataaaaacacaaggAAATTTAACATAGTTCGGCACCTCGAAGCCTACATCCACAAATAATCAACAAAAGCATTATCCTTGAAGTGCAATTTTTCAGacaaaaattgcaaacctttgtacaatttttttatgaactaaAATTGCAAACCCTTCACATTGTAATTTTTCTGGTGAAAATTGTAAACATTCCAATGACACACAACTACCCAAGCCCCCATACACCTAAAAGACCTATTGAGTTGTGGTGACAATTTCAAAAGCAACTCTTTAgttttataatactttttttactgCTCTCTTCTTCATATAACTCGATGTGAAACTTTGGTGATTACTAACTTGAGAAGCAACAACGTGTGAGTTtagtttttttcacaaaattttattaagtttatttgacatttcaaacacttCTTACACATTTCTGTTTCAATGTAACATTTCTGTTTCAATATAACATTTCTTACACATTTCTGTTTCAATGTtatttaagaaacaaatttgaaacatcaattaaatttaacagaatttggttaaaaggaataaatccacgcatttctaaaaaCTATGGATTAAATTGGTTCAAATTTCGAAGAatgattaatttcaaatttttattgaaagttacgagaccaaaaacatatttaactcttacaATTTTCAAGACAAAGAAACAAACACAATAAAGGTTTTTTATGATTGATAACTGGATTTAGGTTCACATATATAAtcaaactaatataaaaatttgtgtttttgtcttctttactctctttattttgaattttttacattttcatgACTTAtttgtgatattatattttatattctaaactTCTTAGTCAAGTGCTAAAGATTATATGTTGATTTCTTTATCTTCTAAGAATTTTTAAAACACCAATTTGGCCTCTTTGGATAGTGTACAATTCTTAAAGCAAAAGTCCAATATCTTATAGTTTTGATtaagtgttaaaaaaaatcaagcatATAGAGCATGGTCATGCTTCATCTGAAAAATGATAAGCTTAGTTCAACAACAAAATCGTAAGGTACAAGTGTTTCACTTGACATATAATGTGACATTTTACAATCTTATTTTTACGTCTAATATAACATAGATATAGTTAGACTATAAACGCATAGAAATAAGTTAACCTCGTATTACATGAAAACATATAAATGCTTACTCCATGTTATAGGAAATGTCCACTACTTCAATCAAAGAGATCCATTAGCAAAGGATAAGTCATGTCAAAAGACCTCTTTGGATAAAGagctaatttttattttctttaacaatTCCCTAAGTGTCAAATCTAGAAGAACTATTTATATCGTATGACACTACACTTTaaacaaattcaagaaaaggCATTCCACCCTAGAAGAGATAAGTATATCTAGAGTCGGCTCAAAGGTAAAGTAAGTAAGACACTCGCTTTAGACCTTTAGAGAAAGAAGGCctcaaaattgttttttttttactactaatatttctctattaaataaattaaaaaattatgtttaagaaaaaaggtctcaaattttttttgcaCTAATATAccttaatcaaattaattataaaattatgtttgaaaaaccgtctcaaaaaaatattttattgctaatatagatttaataaataaattataagtttatgtttaaaaataaaatttaattaaattattattaatgcctgttaatttttattggtgttaaaaatgataattagtGAGTGAAAAcctttagtaaattataattttcttcttttatctttttatctctttgTGACTTCTCTTGTTTCTCcttactttcttctcttctaagaGTCTTTTTATTTTAGGGTTTGACAAATTATATTTCTTGAATCTTATATTGTCCGTGTGTATATCAAttttttcatcatcatttttggttaatatgttttttcttgttatttgtgttgttgtttttattctgtTTGAGATTTGgattagaattagaaatgtgtttcttttggcCAGTATTGTTTttcattacttttttatttatgatttttgagagattttttttgcatatatcttgacgaggatttgtaatttttgtacaaaattattaattagattagGGTTTAGTCTTTTGAtggataataaattaattggagcataattcaaagttAGATTTTCTGTAcaaagataattcaagtttagggaaaaaaataatatcgagttgagaagaacaataatttttttaattatttttattaatgattaatcttaaaataaactttgtaaatttgtgaaaaagttgagacttaagaaggagaaagagacttgagacttcaagatattacaaatttactaTCGAGTTTACTTTCTTAACAATCATAACCAAGTTTTATTGTTATAActcatttgttttatatacttatctttagtagtgttttatatattataattttttatttcatttaaaaatatatagatatgtcaactagaaaaCTTGAATTAGGGTATTCAAAAATCTGAAAGAGAAGATTAATACTTTAATTGTATCATAAAAAGAagctatgaataaatttataaaaatagatcagaaaaatgaatttgaaaatataggTAGGTCAACAATGTCTC encodes:
- the LOC114169628 gene encoding protein OBERON 3-like codes for the protein MIGGKDLVPNGVDTEGENSRSKVQQHQHQHRDFSQGKERPQEKKQSYPEKKKVGVDEFQSPPSKFASSGSQELTLSYLCDNPKLSLVEREVGGRSSVKGKEVVVYGNSDQDQDELRFKSSLEEVTAFSARQYFDQDCLRRKVAVGNQKQDQDEKWVERDFLSLSESRENSSKRSIDEECERERSGGSKKQKLETLSLSLALPDVSLSLTASNALQNGEQLVKPKPGMPSTRPTTTINSCSNDYTAASMSQSYSHPFSHNPSCSITRNSTDNFEYSHSKDDQIWHCGEGTNGSVHSRFKPIGDGVALANHSFMQGNSHYKATSSDNQSFFPSELPARVRFEAQSEGSRGKNSENLRGLEGVDGGKMMKFSRSERILREIVSESIPTMALQFQEFTDEVITSIKEHLKGLIDTPEKKGELMSLQNRLGRRSDLTRESLSKCHKGQLEILTAIKMGLASFLSGKFQILEMVEVFLYMRCRNVNCKSLLPVEDCDCKMCSGNKGFCSSCMCPVCMSFDCASNTCSWVGCDVCSHWCHATCAIQKNLIKPGPILKGPSGTSEMQFHCIGCGHTSEMYGFVKEVFLCCAKDWGLETLMKELDCVRRIFQGSEDRKGKELHFKMDDMLSKLQAKLVSPSDACNFIIQFFSYTDGMSDFPASGTSTKDLSKSKANLTVDSTTSSLPQSTSLIPKYPYDMSFTRSNDLQQKDLKTSLLSEQKKESDLHLEALLRKGGGLESLESIIRIKEAEAGMFQSKADEARREAEGFQKMIKTKAAQMEEEYAERLGKLCLHEAEERRKKKFEELNVLQNSHYDYFNMKSRMQDEIHGLLKRMEATKQQWV